The following proteins come from a genomic window of Terriglobia bacterium:
- a CDS encoding carboxypeptidase-like regulatory domain-containing protein, producing the protein MIRPLVAAALAVIALQLAPAPGSIAGSVVKSGTAIRQPLRNARLELSGGPNTLIARTDGNGEFMFSNLPPGQYTMAVTCDGYIRQQRSTKIILSARQMAAKVGFELDPAPTAAGWVLDNVGEPIANVMVEALRRAYDVRGNARLSRAATGITNDRGEYRIFWLDPGDYFFYAASPLPAGDDPAPESAVAPTYFPGVGTPEGAKPVRLDIGREVRVDFRLQHAALWSVAGHTMNEVSGRAVPAALTMAPPSVDPSLSRYQAQSSAAGQFAIEGVAPGSYILVAKSGAGNQELTAVERIEIRAAPAGGAYTTTVSLSPAQVINGRLFLESGASADLRQIAVSLTSVDPALPSPPSVLARTDGQITLNGIVPGNYVVDVSNLPQDFYLKAARFGDADVLENTVSVGKRPTGDPLQILLGSDGGHLPVKTFDSKGELRTGVNVVLIPDASRRNRREQYRAGLSGDDGQVTLRGIPPGNYKAFGWEELAPNAYLNPIYLEPYEALGVPVKIEAGGNPDLSIRLIPKE; encoded by the coding sequence TTGATCCGCCCCCTGGTTGCTGCAGCGCTGGCCGTCATTGCACTTCAGCTTGCTCCTGCTCCCGGCTCGATCGCCGGAAGCGTCGTGAAGTCGGGCACTGCCATCCGCCAGCCGTTACGGAATGCGCGTCTGGAACTGAGCGGTGGCCCGAACACGCTAATTGCGAGAACCGACGGCAACGGCGAATTCATGTTCTCGAATCTTCCGCCGGGACAGTACACAATGGCCGTAACTTGCGACGGCTACATCCGGCAACAGCGTTCGACGAAGATTATCCTCAGCGCCCGCCAGATGGCGGCCAAGGTTGGCTTTGAGCTGGATCCGGCTCCCACCGCTGCCGGCTGGGTTTTGGATAACGTTGGTGAACCCATCGCCAATGTCATGGTCGAGGCGCTCCGCCGAGCCTACGATGTGCGGGGAAACGCCCGCCTGTCGCGGGCGGCGACCGGTATCACCAATGATCGCGGCGAGTACCGTATTTTCTGGCTCGATCCCGGCGACTACTTCTTCTATGCCGCATCACCCTTGCCTGCAGGCGATGATCCGGCGCCGGAGAGCGCCGTCGCTCCGACTTATTTTCCAGGCGTCGGTACGCCGGAAGGCGCGAAGCCGGTCCGATTGGATATCGGCCGGGAAGTCCGCGTCGATTTCCGCCTGCAGCATGCGGCGTTGTGGTCGGTGGCAGGCCATACCATGAATGAAGTCTCCGGCCGGGCGGTGCCCGCCGCCCTCACGATGGCCCCGCCATCGGTGGATCCAAGTCTTTCCCGCTATCAGGCGCAAAGCTCTGCCGCCGGGCAGTTCGCAATCGAGGGTGTCGCGCCCGGCTCTTATATATTGGTGGCGAAGAGCGGAGCGGGAAACCAGGAACTCACGGCAGTCGAGCGCATCGAGATCCGAGCTGCTCCGGCTGGAGGAGCCTACACCACAACGGTTTCGCTAAGCCCGGCGCAGGTGATAAACGGCCGCTTGTTTCTCGAATCCGGCGCCTCGGCGGACTTACGTCAGATTGCCGTCTCGCTGACCTCCGTAGATCCCGCCCTGCCCTCTCCCCCGAGTGTGCTCGCGCGCACCGATGGCCAGATCACGCTGAACGGAATCGTGCCGGGGAATTATGTGGTCGATGTGTCCAACCTTCCCCAGGACTTTTACCTGAAAGCCGCGCGTTTCGGCGACGCCGATGTTCTGGAGAACACGGTGAGCGTGGGAAAGCGGCCCACCGGGGATCCGCTGCAGATCCTGCTGGGCTCCGACGGCGGCCATTTGCCGGTGAAGACGTTCGATTCGAAAGGAGAACTGCGTACCGGTGTCAACGTTGTCCTTATTCCAGATGCTTCGCGTCGTAATCGCCGCGAACAATACCGCGCTGGGCTTTCCGGAGACGATGGACAGGTGACCCTTCGCGGAATCCCCCCTGGAAACTACAAGGCGTTTGGCTGGGAAGAACTTGCACCAAACGCTTACCTGAATCCGATTTATCTCGAACCTTACGAAGCCCTCGGCGTGCCGGTCAAAATCGAGGCCGGCGGGAATCCCGA